A region of Blattabacterium cuenoti STAT DNA encodes the following proteins:
- a CDS encoding NAD(P)H-hydrate dehydratase produces MKILSLDQIRKADRYCIDSESISSYKLMEKAAKACFDWIIHNKFFKIKKIPFIVLVGNGNNGGDGLSLSHMLHLYGATVFVYGINISNHFSDEFLINKKKILQEKINFKTINEGEKFPILNHKNYLIDAIFGIGFNRTLNQYWKSFFHYINEKKFKAVISIDIPSGLFMEKNHENFEGIIKSTHTLTFQVPKLSFLLPDYEDYVGKWYLINIGWKDDFFCKIQTKNFYIDRKSIYIIYKKKIRKKFSHKGNYGHGIIIGGSFGMIGSIVLSATASLRTGIGKLSVYIPSCGYQILQNTLPEAIVYTDIEKHFISKIIFSSKNINAIGIGMGMGLFSKTVYALESFLLKIKNKKIPIVIDADAINILSSHQFLLNFLPKEITILTPHPKEFQRLLCRSWKNDYEKLFFLKKISIKYKIFIVLKGAHSVISTPNGNLYFNSTGNSGMSTSGSGDVLTGMIMSFLSQGYSPKESCIMGVYLHGLAGDIASKKLGKEALIANDIIYHIGKAYLEIKR; encoded by the coding sequence ATGAAAATACTTTCTTTAGATCAAATTAGAAAAGCAGATCGATATTGTATTGATTCCGAATCAATTTCTTCTTATAAATTAATGGAAAAAGCAGCAAAAGCTTGTTTCGATTGGATCATTCATAATAAATTTTTTAAAATTAAAAAAATTCCATTTATAGTATTAGTAGGAAATGGAAATAATGGAGGAGATGGCCTTTCTTTATCTCATATGTTACATTTATACGGTGCCACTGTTTTCGTATATGGAATTAATATTTCTAATCATTTTTCAGATGAATTTTTAATTAATAAAAAAAAAATATTACAAGAAAAAATCAATTTTAAAACGATTAATGAAGGAGAAAAATTTCCCATTTTAAATCATAAAAATTATCTTATTGATGCTATTTTCGGAATAGGATTCAATCGTACATTAAATCAATATTGGAAATCTTTTTTTCATTATATAAACGAAAAAAAATTTAAAGCAGTTATATCTATAGATATCCCATCTGGACTTTTTATGGAAAAAAATCATGAAAATTTTGAAGGAATTATAAAATCTACTCATACTTTAACTTTTCAAGTTCCAAAATTATCTTTTTTATTACCAGATTACGAAGATTATGTTGGAAAATGGTATTTAATAAATATTGGATGGAAAGATGATTTTTTTTGTAAAATACAAACTAAAAACTTTTATATAGATAGAAAATCTATCTATATTATATATAAAAAAAAAATAAGAAAAAAATTTTCCCATAAAGGAAATTATGGACATGGAATTATTATAGGTGGAAGTTTTGGTATGATAGGATCTATTGTCCTTTCTGCTACTGCCAGTCTTCGTACTGGAATAGGAAAATTAAGCGTATATATTCCTTCCTGTGGATATCAAATTCTTCAAAATACACTTCCAGAGGCTATTGTATACACAGATATAGAGAAACATTTTATTAGTAAAATAATTTTTTCTAGTAAAAACATAAATGCAATAGGAATAGGAATGGGAATGGGTCTTTTTTCTAAAACGGTATATGCTCTAGAATCTTTTTTATTAAAAATAAAAAATAAAAAAATACCTATAGTAATTGATGCGGATGCTATAAATATATTATCATCTCACCAATTTCTATTAAATTTTCTTCCAAAAGAAATTACTATTCTTACTCCACATCCAAAAGAATTTCAAAGATTATTATGTAGATCGTGGAAAAATGATTATGAAAAATTATTTTTTTTAAAAAAAATATCTATAAAATATAAAATTTTTATTGTGTTAAAAGGTGCACATTCTGTTATTTCAACACCAAATGGAAACCTATACTTTAATAGCACAGGAAATTCAGGAATGTCAACATCTGGAAGTGGAGATGTTCTCACTGGTATGATAATGAGTTTTTTATCTCAAGGATATTCTCCAAAAGAATCATGTATCATGGGGGTTTATTTACACGGATTAGCAGGAGACATTGCCTCAAAAAAATTAGGAAAAGAAGCGCTCATCGCCAATGATATTATTTATCATATAGGTAAAGCTTATTTAGAAATTAAAAGATAA
- the lnt gene encoding apolipoprotein N-acyltransferase produces the protein MFSGILLGLGWPTDGSPFYLFIAFIPLLYVENYSNYSLFYVLGFSFITFLTWNSISTQWLSYTKRINGSFSIESYLIPVFFNSVFMSSVFSFSSWIKRYVKNKKIGYVFLVCLWISFEKMHLEWELSWPWLNLGNGFSNRTEWIQWYEYTGILGGSIWIWVINIGLTESIIQYQNHNNILLLYKKMFFYVGIIFFMILISCFIYIRNNKENQNKRTANVLILQPNIDPYNKKYSISTNELISKLKKLIDKKISRKSMIIVAPETMFPKKIQIENISKNKVISTFKNYLKIKSPNTIFITGAELISLYHKKNKSKTSVPIFSKTKKNIQWIDIFNSVIQIGSNKNIEFHHKSKLVPAVETFPYKKILFPILGNILFNFGGTVMELGKENFPSVFQYPYLGIKIAPIICYESIFGEYVSNFFKKKNVELMVIITNDGWWGFSQGHKQHMYYARIRAIENRKSIARSANTGVSCFINEKGEIVSYIPYGKEGVLYNKIYLNKKKTFYTKYGDFLSRISLLTTIIILLYTIIYNIYYYKIQKKFE, from the coding sequence GTGTTTTCTGGAATTTTGTTGGGATTAGGGTGGCCTACTGATGGTTCCCCTTTTTATTTATTTATTGCTTTTATTCCTTTATTATATGTAGAGAATTATTCTAATTATTCTTTATTTTATGTTTTAGGATTTTCTTTTATTACTTTTCTAACATGGAATTCTATCTCTACACAGTGGTTATCTTATACAAAAAGAATTAATGGTTCTTTTTCTATAGAATCTTATTTAATTCCTGTATTTTTTAATTCTGTTTTTATGTCTTCTGTTTTTTCTTTTTCTTCATGGATTAAAAGATATGTAAAAAATAAAAAAATAGGATATGTATTTTTAGTTTGTTTATGGATTTCATTTGAAAAAATGCATTTAGAATGGGAATTATCTTGGCCATGGTTAAATCTGGGAAATGGATTTTCTAATCGTACAGAATGGATACAATGGTATGAATACACGGGAATTTTAGGAGGATCTATATGGATATGGGTAATTAACATTGGTTTAACAGAATCCATTATTCAATATCAAAATCATAATAATATACTGTTATTATATAAAAAAATGTTTTTTTATGTAGGAATAATTTTTTTTATGATTTTGATCTCATGTTTTATATACATAAGAAATAATAAAGAAAATCAGAATAAACGTACTGCAAATGTATTAATCTTACAGCCCAATATAGATCCATATAATAAAAAATATTCTATTTCAACAAATGAATTAATTTCAAAATTAAAAAAATTAATAGATAAAAAAATATCTAGAAAATCTATGATTATCGTAGCTCCTGAAACTATGTTTCCAAAAAAAATACAAATAGAAAATATCAGTAAAAATAAAGTTATTTCTACATTTAAAAATTACTTAAAAATTAAATCCCCAAATACTATATTTATAACAGGAGCAGAATTAATTTCCTTATATCATAAAAAAAATAAAAGTAAAACATCAGTTCCTATTTTTTCAAAAACAAAAAAAAATATACAATGGATAGATATTTTTAATTCTGTGATTCAAATAGGAAGTAATAAAAACATTGAATTTCACCATAAATCTAAACTCGTACCAGCAGTAGAAACTTTTCCTTATAAAAAAATTCTTTTTCCTATATTAGGAAATATATTATTTAATTTTGGTGGAACTGTTATGGAATTGGGAAAAGAAAATTTTCCTTCTGTTTTTCAATATCCTTATTTGGGGATAAAAATAGCTCCTATTATTTGTTATGAATCTATATTTGGAGAATATGTATCTAATTTTTTTAAAAAAAAAAATGTAGAGCTAATGGTTATTATCACTAATGACGGATGGTGGGGTTTTTCACAAGGACACAAACAACATATGTATTATGCCCGTATTAGAGCTATTGAAAATCGAAAATCTATAGCTAGATCTGCAAATACAGGAGTCTCTTGTTTTATTAATGAAAAAGGTGAGATTGTATCATATATTCCTTATGGAAAAGAAGGAGTTTTATATAATAAAATATATCTCAATAAAAAAAAGACTTTTTATACTAAATATGGAGATTTTCTCTCTAGAATTAGTTTACTGACAACAATCATAATTTTATTATATACTATCATATATAATATCTATTATTATAAGATTCAAAAAAAATTTGAATAA
- the rodA gene encoding rod shape-determining protein RodA: protein MIKRNKILLRNIDWKIVIIYMIMIFFGYMNLYSVSPEKAKKQLIWILLSFFFIFIIFLFKPIHYKHITPFFFLFTLFLLIGVFFFGKNINGSKSWYVFGPISFQPSELAKISTSLMIAHIISQENIENNNRVLLYIFIILIIPSFLILLQPDPGSSIIFSSFLLTLYREGLSIFFIFYLLFYILLFIVSLNLSPCIIISFLFISFVFFFFFKKKKSINDIFFYIFLFINFSIFSIFSPFFFQKFFKQHHKDRINILFQNEFDRKYRDNVGYNLLYSKTAIGSGKFFGKGYQKGTVTKGKFVPEQHTDYIFCTVGEEWGFIGSVILIIFYLLFISRIYFLSERQKNIFGRIFGYSVGNILFVHLVINLGMVMGIFPTIGIVLPFFSYGGSSFWSFTVLLFIFIRMDASDQTSLI from the coding sequence TTGATAAAAAGAAATAAAATATTATTAAGAAATATAGATTGGAAAATTGTAATCATTTATATGATTATGATTTTTTTTGGATATATGAATTTATATTCCGTATCTCCAGAAAAAGCAAAAAAACAATTAATATGGATATTATTAAGTTTTTTTTTCATATTTATTATTTTTTTATTTAAACCCATTCATTATAAGCATATAACTCCATTTTTCTTTTTATTTACGTTATTTCTTTTAATTGGTGTATTTTTTTTTGGAAAAAATATAAATGGTTCAAAATCTTGGTATGTTTTTGGTCCTATTAGCTTTCAACCATCTGAGTTAGCTAAAATATCAACATCGTTGATGATAGCTCATATCATAAGCCAGGAAAATATCGAGAACAACAATAGAGTATTATTATATATATTTATTATATTAATAATACCTTCTTTTTTGATATTATTACAACCGGATCCTGGTTCTTCTATAATTTTTTCTTCTTTTCTTCTAACTTTATATAGGGAAGGTTTATCTATTTTTTTTATATTTTATTTATTGTTTTATATTTTATTATTTATTGTTTCGTTAAATTTATCACCTTGTATAATCATTTCGTTTTTATTTATTAGTTTTGTTTTTTTCTTTTTTTTTAAAAAAAAAAAATCGATAAATGATATATTTTTTTATATATTTTTATTTATTAATTTCTCAATTTTTTCTATTTTTTCTCCATTTTTTTTTCAAAAATTTTTTAAACAACATCATAAAGACAGAATTAATATTTTATTTCAAAATGAATTTGACAGAAAATATAGAGATAATGTAGGATATAATTTATTATATTCTAAGACAGCTATTGGTTCTGGAAAATTTTTTGGAAAAGGATATCAAAAAGGAACTGTTACAAAAGGAAAATTTGTTCCTGAACAACATACTGACTATATTTTTTGTACAGTAGGGGAAGAATGGGGTTTTATAGGTAGTGTGATTTTGATAATATTTTATTTATTATTTATTAGTCGTATTTATTTTTTATCTGAAAGACAAAAAAATATTTTTGGAAGAATATTTGGATATTCAGTTGGAAATATTTTATTTGTTCATCTTGTTATTAATTTAGGTATGGTTATGGGTATTTTTCCTACAATAGGAATTGTTTTACCTTTTTTTAGTTATGGAGGATCGTCTTTTTGGTCTTTTACAGTTTTATTATTTATCTTTATAAGAATGGATGCATCAGATCAAACTAGTTTGATCTGA
- the mrdA gene encoding penicillin-binding protein 2: MKKLYKFYILLSFFGIIFVVRLFYIQIYTEKYILNAFNTSIKQEIIIPERGSIFDRNENLLVFNKSIYELIVIPILIDEHFNIMEFCNLVGIDKNTFFKNLEKAKIYSKYLPSVFLPFISKEKFATIQEKLYKYKGFDWTKRSLRDYQVESSSNVLGYIGEVTQKDIRKESNYYQIGDFIGWTGVEKSYEKVLRGKKGVKYWLRNRKGCIIESYNNSKNNVKAVSGNDISLTIDLNLQNYAEKLMYQKKGGIVAINPKNGEILSLVSSPINNPNLFVGVNRSKEFQKLIKNKIDNPLFDRTTQARYPPASSFKLLTELAGLQMGVVDSNTTFICYKGFKYGKKKIHCHSGFHGFPIGLETAVAVSCNNYFAQVYKRVIEKYPKNLTKGVNEWSDIIKSFGFGDYLYNDLATGEKGVIPSGDYYNKKYGTTKWNAITIISNSIGQGEINVTPIQLANMTCAIANRGFFYTPHIVKRINHRPVYNPNYTIPKHTKVKSKYFDLIINGMEKVFVIGTGKSFKSSDIRMAGKTGTSQNFIKVNHKIVSLPDHSIFILFAPVKNPEIAISVIIENGGFGSHWAGPIASLLAEKYIKNNVNRKNLEKRIMTSGLQKVYSSIAKMKKFNNFYTKNSIDKKK, translated from the coding sequence TTGAAAAAATTATATAAGTTTTACATTTTATTGAGTTTTTTCGGAATAATTTTTGTGGTTAGATTATTTTATATACAAATATATACGGAAAAATATATTTTGAATGCTTTTAATACTTCTATCAAACAAGAAATTATTATTCCTGAAAGAGGTTCTATTTTTGATAGAAATGAAAATTTATTAGTTTTTAATAAATCTATTTATGAATTAATAGTTATTCCTATTCTTATAGATGAACATTTTAATATTATGGAATTTTGTAATCTTGTAGGAATTGATAAAAATACTTTTTTTAAAAATTTAGAAAAAGCAAAAATTTATTCTAAATATTTACCATCTGTTTTTTTACCTTTTATTTCTAAAGAAAAATTTGCTACTATACAAGAAAAACTTTATAAATATAAAGGATTTGATTGGACAAAACGCTCTCTTAGAGATTATCAAGTAGAAAGTTCATCCAATGTTTTAGGGTATATAGGGGAAGTTACTCAAAAAGATATTAGAAAGGAATCTAATTATTATCAAATAGGAGATTTTATTGGTTGGACTGGAGTAGAAAAATCTTATGAAAAAGTTTTAAGAGGAAAAAAAGGTGTAAAATATTGGTTAAGAAATAGGAAAGGATGTATTATAGAAAGCTATAATAATAGTAAAAATAATGTAAAAGCTGTAAGTGGAAATGATATTTCTTTAACTATAGATTTGAATTTACAAAATTATGCAGAAAAACTCATGTATCAAAAAAAAGGAGGAATAGTTGCTATCAACCCTAAGAATGGAGAAATTTTATCCTTGGTCTCTAGTCCTATTAACAATCCTAATTTATTTGTAGGTGTAAATCGTTCTAAAGAATTTCAAAAATTAATAAAAAATAAAATAGATAATCCTTTGTTTGATAGAACTACACAGGCTCGTTATCCACCAGCTTCTTCATTTAAATTACTTACTGAATTAGCAGGCCTTCAAATGGGAGTAGTAGATTCAAATACTACTTTTATATGCTATAAGGGATTTAAATATGGAAAAAAGAAAATTCATTGTCATTCTGGATTTCATGGATTTCCTATAGGGCTAGAAACGGCAGTAGCTGTCTCTTGTAATAATTATTTTGCACAGGTTTATAAACGTGTTATAGAAAAATATCCTAAAAATTTGACAAAAGGAGTTAACGAATGGAGTGATATTATAAAAAGCTTTGGTTTTGGGGATTACTTATATAATGATTTAGCTACAGGAGAAAAAGGAGTTATTCCTTCTGGAGATTATTATAATAAAAAATATGGAACAACAAAATGGAATGCAATTACAATCATTTCTAATAGTATAGGTCAAGGAGAAATTAATGTAACTCCTATACAATTAGCTAATATGACTTGTGCTATAGCAAATCGCGGATTTTTTTATACTCCACATATAGTAAAACGAATTAATCATCGACCGGTATATAATCCTAATTATACTATACCTAAACACACCAAAGTTAAAAGTAAATATTTTGATTTAATTATTAATGGAATGGAAAAAGTTTTTGTTATTGGAACTGGAAAAAGTTTTAAATCATCTGATATTAGAATGGCTGGAAAAACAGGTACTTCTCAAAACTTTATTAAAGTAAATCATAAAATTGTTTCTTTACCTGATCATTCTATTTTCATATTGTTTGCTCCTGTAAAGAATCCGGAAATTGCTATTTCCGTTATCATAGAAAATGGGGGATTTGGATCTCATTGGGCGGGACCTATTGCTAGTCTTCTTGCAGAAAAGTATATAAAAAATAATGTGAATAGAAAAAATCTTGAAAAAAGAATAATGACTTCAGGACTACAAAAAGTATATAGTTCAATAGCAAAAATGAAAAAATTTAATAATTTTTATACAAAAAATTCTATTGATAAAAAGAAATAA
- the mreC gene encoding rod shape-determining protein MreC, with amino-acid sequence MREFFNFFLKWRFFIFFFLLEYAAIFISFSNSKIHQYIYADSSNFIIGKIYESIYKVRNYFLLEIENKKLLNENKSLHEACVFSKIRKISKDLKKKDIIYLQQYTFTPVQIINNSIHKQENYITINKGSIDGIKPDMGIILYNGIAGIIIKTSPHFSIAISLLNPKIKVNARLKKNKYFGTLSWDGIDHEYVVLYDIPRHSIISKGDIVETDGKSATFPEGIPIGKVHSYKFDEEHANYIIKVKLMVNFSAIENAYIVKNLFKEEWNDVQLYKVEKNNEFN; translated from the coding sequence ATGCGTGAATTTTTTAATTTCTTTTTAAAATGGCGTTTTTTTATTTTCTTTTTTTTATTAGAATATGCAGCTATTTTTATTTCTTTTTCAAATTCAAAGATACACCAATATATTTATGCTGATTCTTCCAACTTTATAATTGGAAAAATTTATGAAAGCATCTATAAAGTACGAAATTATTTTCTGTTAGAAATTGAAAATAAAAAACTTTTAAATGAAAATAAAAGTTTACATGAAGCATGTGTATTTTCTAAAATAAGAAAAATATCTAAAGATCTAAAAAAGAAAGATATTATTTATTTACAACAATATACTTTTACTCCAGTACAAATTATAAATAATAGTATTCATAAACAAGAAAATTATATAACTATTAATAAAGGAAGTATAGATGGAATAAAACCAGATATGGGAATTATATTATACAACGGAATTGCAGGGATTATTATAAAAACTTCTCCACATTTTAGTATAGCGATTTCTCTTTTAAATCCAAAAATTAAAGTTAATGCCAGATTAAAAAAAAATAAATATTTTGGAACTTTAAGTTGGGATGGAATAGATCATGAATATGTAGTATTATATGATATCCCAAGACATTCCATTATCTCTAAAGGAGATATTGTAGAAACAGATGGAAAATCTGCAACTTTTCCTGAAGGTATTCCAATTGGAAAAGTCCATTCCTATAAATTTGACGAAGAACATGCAAATTATATTATAAAAGTAAAACTCATGGTTAATTTTTCTGCTATAGAAAATGCTTATATCGTAAAAAATTTATTTAAAGAAGAATGGAATGATGTTCAACTTTATAAAGTTGAAAAAAATAATGAATTTAATTAA
- a CDS encoding rod shape-determining protein, whose translation MRLVVDFMKNLFTQEIAIDLGTANTLIMHNNKVIVDLPSIIAIDVRTKKVLAVGEDAKQMQGKTHENIKIYKPLKDGVIADYQVAELMIKEFIKRVPGVNKKFFTPSLTMVICIPSGITEVEKRAVKDSAQHLNAKEVYLIEEPMAAAIGSGISVTKAEGNMIIDIGGGTTECGVIALGGIVCQKSIKIAGDVFTNDISYFLRSKYNLYIGERTAEKIKIDIGAAMESIETPPKDIHIQGRDLPTGKPKEMNLSYKETIPALDKSILRIEDAVMETLSRTPPELAADIYKTGIYMAGGGSLLRGLDKRISKKTGLSVSLVEDPLRAVVKGTGVALKNIDKFTFLMK comes from the coding sequence ATGAGATTAGTAGTCGATTTTATGAAGAATCTTTTTACTCAAGAAATAGCCATAGATTTAGGAACAGCAAATACGCTCATTATGCATAATAATAAAGTAATAGTTGATTTGCCTTCAATAATAGCTATAGATGTAAGAACAAAAAAAGTACTAGCAGTAGGTGAAGATGCCAAACAAATGCAGGGAAAAACACATGAAAATATTAAAATATACAAACCATTGAAAGATGGAGTTATTGCAGATTATCAAGTGGCTGAATTAATGATAAAAGAGTTTATAAAAAGGGTACCAGGTGTTAATAAAAAATTTTTTACTCCATCATTAACAATGGTTATTTGTATTCCATCCGGAATAACAGAAGTAGAAAAAAGAGCAGTAAAAGATTCAGCTCAACATCTTAATGCTAAAGAAGTTTATCTGATTGAAGAACCCATGGCTGCTGCTATTGGATCAGGTATTTCTGTAACTAAAGCAGAAGGAAATATGATTATTGATATAGGAGGTGGAACTACAGAATGTGGAGTAATAGCTTTGGGTGGAATTGTATGTCAAAAATCTATAAAAATAGCAGGAGATGTTTTTACAAATGATATTTCCTATTTTCTTCGTTCTAAATATAATCTTTATATTGGAGAACGAACTGCAGAAAAAATAAAAATAGATATAGGAGCGGCAATGGAATCTATAGAAACTCCTCCAAAGGATATTCATATACAAGGAAGGGATCTTCCTACAGGAAAACCTAAAGAAATGAATCTTTCTTATAAAGAAACAATTCCAGCACTAGATAAATCAATTTTACGAATTGAAGATGCAGTGATGGAAACTCTTTCCAGGACACCACCAGAACTTGCGGCCGATATATATAAAACAGGAATATATATGGCAGGAGGAGGATCTCTTTTAAGAGGGTTAGATAAAAGGATTTCCAAAAAGACTGGACTTTCTGTTTCTTTAGTAGAGGATCCTTTGAGAGCGGTAGTAAAAGGAACAGGAGTTGCGTTAAAAAATATCGATAAATTTACATTTTTAATGAAATAG
- the folK gene encoding 2-amino-4-hydroxy-6-hydroxymethyldihydropteridine diphosphokinase → MKKHDVFLLQGSNKGNKKKYLDESLILMSNELGKVVQLSSYFESEAWNMKNYSIFYNRALHLKTDFSPIDLLKKIWDIEFFIGRKKNSSRKEYQNREIDIDILFYDRIIIYSFILKIPHPLLHLRRFVLEPMCEISPNKNHPIFNLTILEILGLCIDKLYVKKISE, encoded by the coding sequence TTGAAAAAACATGATGTTTTTTTGTTACAAGGAAGTAATAAAGGAAATAAAAAAAAATATTTGGATGAATCTTTAATTTTGATGTCGAATGAACTTGGTAAAGTTGTTCAACTTTCATCATATTTTGAAAGCGAAGCATGGAATATGAAAAATTACTCTATTTTTTATAACAGAGCATTGCATTTAAAAACAGATTTTTCTCCTATTGATCTTTTAAAAAAAATTTGGGATATAGAATTTTTTATAGGGAGAAAAAAAAATTCTTCTCGAAAAGAATATCAAAATCGAGAAATCGATATAGATATTTTATTTTATGATCGTATTATTATATACAGTTTTATTTTGAAAATTCCACATCCATTATTACATTTACGTAGATTTGTTTTAGAACCTATGTGCGAAATTTCTCCAAACAAAAATCATCCAATATTTAATTTGACTATCCTAGAAATTTTAGGATTATGCATAGATAAATTATATGTAAAAAAAATATCAGAATAA